Proteins from a single region of Orcinus orca chromosome 20, mOrcOrc1.1, whole genome shotgun sequence:
- the ZFP36 gene encoding mRNA decay activator protein ZFP36, which translates to MDLTAIYETLQLLSPDLPSDHGETESSSAWASSGLWSLGSPDSSSSGVAARLPGRSTSLVEGRSCGWVPPPPGFAPLAPRPGPELSPSPTSPTATPTTSSRYKTELCRTFSESGRCRYGAKCQFAHGLGELRQASRHPKYKTELCHKFYLQGRCPYGSRCHFIHNPSEDLGASGHPHVLRQSISFSGLPSGRRTSPPPAGLAGLSLSSCSFSPSSSPPPPPGDLPLSPSAFSAAPGTPVARRDPTPACCPSCRRATPSSVWGPLGGLARSPSAHSLGSDPDEYASSGSSLGGSDSPVFEAGVFGPPQPSAAPRRLPIFNRISVSE; encoded by the exons ATGGATCTCACCGCCATCTACGAG ACCCTCCAGTTGCTGAGCCCTGACCTGCCTTCCGACCACGGAGAGACTGAGTCCAGCTCGGCCTGGGCCTCCTCGGGACTCTGGAGCCTCGGCTCACCCGACTCCAGCTCGTCTGGGGTGGCTGCCCGCCTGCCTGGCCGCTCCACCAGCCTGGTGGAGGGTCGCAGCTGCGGCTgggtgccccctcccccaggcttcgCGCCCCTGGCTCCCCGTCCAGGCCCTGAGCTGTCGCCCTCACCCACCTCGCCTACTGCGACCCCCACCACCTCCTCCCGCTACAAGACCGAGCTATGTCGGACCTTCTCAGAAAGCGGGCGCTGCCGCTATGGGGCCAAGTGCCAGTTTGCCCACGGCCTGGGTGAGCTGCGCCAGGCCAGTCGCCACCCCAAGTACAAGACGGAACTGTGCCACAAGTTCTACCTCCAGGGCCGCTGCCCCTACGGCTCGCGCTGCCACTTCATCCACAACCCCAGCGAGGACCTGGGTGCCTCCGGCCACCCCCACGTGCTGCGCCAGAGCATCAGCTTCTCAGGCCTGCCCTCAGGCCGCCGAACCTCGCCACCACCAGCAGGCCTAGCAGGCCTTTCCCTGTCCTCGTGTTCCTTCTCACCCTCcagctccccaccaccaccacccgggGACCTTCCACTTTCACCCTCTGCCTTCTCTGCTGCCCCAGGGACCCCGGTGGCCCGAAGGGACCCCACCCCAGCCTGTTGTCCTTCCTGCCGAAGGGCCACCCCCAGCAGCGTCTGGGGGCCCTTGGGTGGCTTGGCTCGGAGCCCCTCTGCGcactccctgggatctgatccTGACGAATAtgccagcagcggcagcagcctgGGGGGATCTGACTCGCCTGTCTTCGAGGCCGGGGTTTTTGGGCCACCCCAACCATCTGCAGCCCCCAGGAGACTCCCCATCTTCAATCGTATCTCCGTTTCGGAGTGA